A portion of the Podospora pseudoanserina strain CBS 124.78 chromosome 2, whole genome shotgun sequence genome contains these proteins:
- the CHS2_2 gene encoding chitin synthase I (EggNog:ENOG503NUPC; CAZy:GT2_Chitin_synth; COG:M) translates to MAYNRLNDDYYESHPMETRNPRRSPSPAHPMQSGYQLDDAPYGHSHLDMPSAGPGRFSPGDSLQMQTAQSVDNLGGYGVNPEAHHDAYYNQPYEPTPMQGQGYDGGGGYFPEDDRRPMLTHNDSQVGQNDPYHDKQQAPKNQNAIKRWKTVKQVLLYRGNLVLDCPIPPKLLNQLPHGERDEFTHMRYTAATCDPSDFYNENFTLRQKLFSKPRHTELFIVVTMYNEDEILFARTMIGVFKNVEYMCKRTESKTWGKDAWKKIVVCVVSDGRAKINPRTRALLAGMGVYQEGIAKQQVNNKDVTAHIYEYTTQVGMAIKNDVVQLIPKQQPVQMLFCLKEKNQKKINSHRWFFDAFGKVLDPNICVLIDAGTKPGGSSIYQLWKAFDLEPMCGGACGEIKAMLGKGGKNLINPLVATQNFEYKMSNILDKPLESAFGFISVLPGAFSAYRYVALQNDKNGQGPLEKYFAGEKLHGGDAGIFTANMYLAEDRILCFELVTKRNCHWILQYVKSATGETDVPDTVTELILQRRRWLNGSFFAAIYAIVHFHQFFRSDHSIFRKFFFFIEFIFNTINMIFAWFAIGNFFLVFKILTTSLGDEKLLGKVGEILGVVFLWLYGVSLMTCFVLAMGNRPAGSGRYYMAMVIFWAIIFIYLMFAAVYIAVDAIIQDLQVNNFSIDSLFKNQVFYTLIISVLSTYGLWFIASLMMFDPWHMFTSLIQYMLLSPTYTNVLNVYAFCNTHDISWGTKGDDKPDALPTVSTKDGQGKTDLPDEGDLNAQYEREMQVFSRKPVKEVKAPTPAQLEEKQMDYYRGVRTVVVLIWMLMNFALVAVVLSTGGLDRVVEDDSGRTEEESKAHKANIYLQVVLWSVAGLSAFKFIGALWFLIVRMFRGV, encoded by the exons ATGGCGTATAATCGTTTAA ACGACGATTATTACGAGAGCCATCCCATGGAGACGCGTAACCCACGCAGGAGTCCTTCTCCTGCCCATCCCATGCAATCCGGGTACCAACTTGACGACGCGCCCTACGGACACTCCCATTTGGATATGCCCAGTGCTGGTCCTGGTAGATTCAGCCCTGGTGATTCGTTACAAATGCAGACCGCT CAATCCGTAGACAACTTGGGGGGGTATGGGGTGAACCCGGAGGCACACCACGATGCCTACTACAACCAGCCATATGAGCCAACGCCCATGCAGGGCCAAGGGTAtgacgggggtggaggatattTCCCCGAGGACGACAGACGGCCGATGTTGACGCACAACGACTCGCAAGTTGGGCAAAACGACCCCTATCACGACAAGCAGCAGGCGCCAAAAAATCAAAATGCGATCAAGAGGTGGAAGACGGTCAAGCAGGTTCTGTTGTACCGCGGGAACTTGGTTCTTGATTGCCCAATTCCTCCAAAGCTGCTGAACCAGCTTCCCCACGGAGAGCGCGATGAGTTCACCCACATGAGATATACGGCTGCCACCTGCGATCCTTCGGATTTCTACAACGAGAACTTCACCCTCCGCCAAAAGCTCTTCAGCAAGCCCAGACATACCGAGCTGTTCATTGTGGTCACCATGTACAACGAAGACGAAATTCTGTTTGCGCGTACCATGATTGGTGTGTTCAAGAACGTCGAGTACATGTGCAAACGGACTGAGAGCAAGACCTGGGGCAAGGATGCGTGGAAGAAGATTGTGGTGTGCGTCGTTAGTGACGGTCGTGCCAAGATTAACCCAAGGACGAGAGCTTTGCTCGCTGGTATGGGTGTGTATCAAGAGGGTATTGCCAAGCAGCAAGTTAACAATAAGGACGTCACGGCACACATCTACGAATACACCACCCAGGTCGGcatggccatcaagaacgaCGTTGTGCAGCTTATTCCCAAGCAGCAGCCCGTTCAGATGCTTTTCTGTCTCAAGGAAaagaaccagaagaagatcaaCTCTCATCGTTGGTTCTTTGACGCCTTTGGAAAGGTGCTGGATCCCAACATTTGCGTGTTGATCGACGCTGGTACCAAGCCTGGTGGCAGCTCGATTTACCAGCTTTGGAAGGCCTTCGACCTTGAGCCCATGTGCGGTGGTGCTTGCGGCGAGATCAAGGCTATGCTAG GCAAGGGTGGAAAGAATTTGATCAACCCACTGGTGGCAACGCAAAACTTCGAGTACAAGATGAGTAACATATTGGACAAGCCTCTCGAATCTGCCTTTGGTTTCATTTCCGTCTTGCCCGGTGCCTTCTCGGCTTACCGGTACGTTGCGCTGCAAAACGACAAGAACGGTCAGGGGCCGTTGGAGAAGTACTTTGCTGGTGAGAAACTGCACGGCGGTGATGCTGGTATTTTCACAGCCAACATGTACCTCGCCGAAGATCGTATTCTGTGCTTTGAGCTTGTCACCAAGCGGAACTGCCACTGGATTCTTCAGTACGTCAAGTCGGCCACGGGCGAGACTGATGTGCCAGACACGGTTACCGAGTTGATTCTCCAGCGTCGTCGCTGGCTTAACGGTTCTTTCTTCGCTGCCATCTACGCCATTGTCCACTTCCATCAGTTCTTCCGGTCCGATCACTCTATTTTCCGCAAattcttcttctttatcGAAttcatcttcaacaccatcaacatgatCTTCGCTTGGTTCGCTATCGGCAACTTCTTTTTAGTTTTCAAGATCCTGACGACAAGTTTGGGAGACGAAAAACTATTGGGTAAGGTGGGCGAAATCTTGGGTGTGGTGTTCCTCTGGCTGTACGGCGTATCGCTCATGACATGCTTCGTCTTGGCGATGGGCAACAGGCCAGCTGGTTCCGGGAGATATTACATGGCCATGGTCATTTTCtgggccatcatcttcatctaTCTCATGTTTGCAGCCGTATACATCGCCGTCGACGCCATCATTCAAGATCTGCAAGTTAACAACTTCAGCATTGATTCTTTGTTCAAGAACCAGGTCTTCTACACGTTGATCATCTCGGTTCTGTCGACGTACGGTCTTTGGTTCATCGCCTCGCTCATGATGTTCGACCCCTGGCACATGTTCACCTCGTTGATTCAGTATATGTTGCTCTCTCCCACCTACACCAACGTCCTGAACGTGTACGCCTTTTGCAACACGCACGACATCTCGTGGGGTACCAAGGGTGACGACAAGCCGGATGCTTTGCCCACAGTCAGCACCAAGGACGGCCAGGGTAAGACTGATTTGCCTGATGAGGGCGATCTCAACGCGCAGTACGAGAGGGAAATGCAAGTCTTTAGCCGCAAGCCCgtcaaggaggtcaaggccCCAACACCGGCTCagctcgaggagaagcagaTGGATTACTACAGAGGCGTCAGGACGGTGGTCGTGTTGatttggatgttgatgaacTTTGCCCTGGTCGCTGTCGTGCTGAGCACGGGCGGTCTGGACAGAGTTGTGGAGGACGATTCGGGGAGgaccgaggaggagtccAAGGCCCACAAGGCCAACATTTACCTgcaggtggtgttgtggagTGTGGCTGGTTTGAGTGCGTTCAAGTTTATTGGCGCGTTGTGGTTCTTGATTGTGAGGATGTTTAGGGGTGTCTAA
- the SLY1 gene encoding Vesicle trafficking between the ER and Golgi (EggNog:ENOG503NXNB; BUSCO:EOG092619MJ; COG:U), with product MAAARGNALRDKQILSIRKILNLNEALELSESDEVNANGLPVAPILKDGTPIWKVLVFDDLGRDVISPVLQVSDLRSLGVTMHMHISANRAKIPDVPAIYLVEPTPANLEAITRDLKNGLYSSVYVNFLSSIPRPLLEDFAAQTAVTETSEQIAQIYDQYLNFIVTEPDLFSLGMQKQHTYWALNSAKTNDEELDRVVDRIVSGLFSVVVTLGVIPVIRCPKGAAAEVIAQRLDRKLRDHVLNSKDNLFSSQSRTPGVAAGTPTSRPVLIILDRNVDLIPMLSHSWTYQSLCFDVFRSELNRITIETPVDSNNPAKGTTKKSYDLAANDFFWAKNACLPFPQVAEDIDAELTKYKEEAEAITKKTGVTDFEDLQNDTSASAQHLKAAITLLPELRERKATLDMHMNILAAILQEIQNRKLDNYFQLEEEVAKQTKAQILEMIRTDDKGQPTDKLRLFIIWFLSTEQDVSRPEWQQFEEALVGAGCDKTCLAYIRQVRATTKMTQLTTISNQQSTGQQSGSSDLFNRFSAISTRLTDRLKETGVPTNALSSNVASLLGGIKNFLPVDRDLTVTKITESIMDPSAASSSAIAKTEHYLYFDPRSANARGTMPQPVRAATQGGAPGGLPGGPGGAPGMGASFGQRRQGFSEALVFMVGGGSMDEYGNLQEWAARGATSGDKVKKRVLYGASELINAGQFITEELNRLGKEIS from the exons atggcggcggcgcgggGCAATGCGCTTCGCGATAAGCAGATCC TCTCGATCAGAAAGATCCTCAACTTAAATGAAGCTCTCGAGCTCAGCGAAAGCGACGAAGTCAATGCCAATGGCCTGCCCGTGGCCCCTATACTGAAGGACGGAACGCCTATCTGGAAGGTCCTTGTGTTTGAC GACCTTGGCCGTGATGTCATCAGTCCAGTACTCCAAGTGTCGGACCTGCGGTCACTGGGTGTGACGATGCATAT GCACATTTCAGCCAACAGAGCCAAAATTCCCGATGTACCAGCGATATATCTCGTCGAGCCCACACCCGCAAACCTGGAGGCGATCACGAGGGACCTCAAGAATGGGCTCTACAGCTCTGTCTATGtcaacttcctctcctcgATCCCACGGCCGCTGTTGGAAGACTTCGCTGCGCAAACAGCTGTCACGGAAACATCAGAACAGATCGCACAGATCTACGACCAGTATCTCAACTTTATCGTCACAGAACCAGATCTCTTCAGTCTAGGGATGCAAAAGCAGCACACATACTGGGCCCTGAACAGTGCCAAGACAAACGACGAAGAGCTGGATCGTGTAGTAGATCGCATTGTCAGTGGGTTGTTTAGTGTTGTGGTGACGTTAG GTGTAATCCCAGTT ATTCGTTGTCCAAAAGGTGCTGCAGCTGAGGTGATAGCTCAAAGACTGGACCGCAAGCTCCGGGACCACGTTTTGAACTCCAAAGACAACCTGTTTTCTTCTCAATCACGAACACCAGGCGTGGCGGCGGGAACACCCACGTCAAGACCTGTACTAATCATCCTTGATCGCAACGTGGACTTGATCCCCATGCTTTCTCACTCCTGGACCTACCAGAGCTTGTGTTTCGACGTCTTCAGGTCTGAGCTGAACCGCATTACGATCGAAACCCCCGTGgactccaacaaccccgccaaaggcaccaccaagaaaaGCTACGATTTGGCCGCCAATGACTTTTTCTGGGCCAAGAATGCCTGCCTCCCATTCCCTCAGGTCGCCGAAGACATTGATGCCGAGCTCACCAAGTACAAGGAAGAGGCagaagccatcaccaagaagacTGGAGTCACGGACTTTGAAGATCTGCAAAATGATACCAGTGCCAGCGCGCAACATCTCAAAGCAGCCATCACGCTGCTTCCCGAGCTTCGAGAACGCAAGGCCACGTTGGATATGCACATGAACATTCTTGCCGCTATTTTGCAGGAAATTCAAAACCGCAAGCTGGACAACTATTTCCAGctagaagaggaggtggccAAGCAGACCAAGGCCCAGATCTTGGAAATGATCAGAACAGACGACAAGGGTCAACCAACAGACAAGCTCCGTCTGTTTATTATCTGGTTCCTCAGCACGGAGCAGGACGTGTCCAGGCCGGAATGGCAACAGTTCGAAGAAGCCTTGGTCGGTGCTGGTTGTGACAAGACATGCCTGGCTTACATCAGACA AGTCCGagcaaccaccaaaatgacacagctcaccaccatcagcaaccaGCAGTCAACTGGCCAGCAATCTGGCTCTTCAGACCTTTTCAACCGCTTCTCGGCGATCTCCACCCGTCTTACTGACAGACTCAAGGAGACTGGTGTGCCGACCAACGCCCTTTCATCCAATGTTGCCTCTCTCCTCGGCGGCATCAAGAACTTCTTGCCCGTGGACCGTGATCTTACAGTAACCAAGATCACCGAATCCATCATGGACCCTTCGGCGGCCAGCTCATCAGCCATTGCCAAGACGGAGCACTACCTCTACTTTGATCCCCGGAGCGCAAACGCAAGAGGGACGATGCCACAACCGGTCCGGGCGGCAACTCAAGGCGGGGCACCCGGTGGGCTGCCCGGCGGTCCTGGAGGCGCTCCTGGAATGGGGGCAAGCTTTGGACAGCGGAGACAGGGGTTCTCGGAGGCGCTGGTGTTCATGGTGGGCGGCGGGTCCATGGATGAGTATGGCAACTTGCAGGAGTGGGCTGCGAGAGGAGCCACGAGCGGTGATAAGGTCAAGAAGAGAGTTTTGTACGGTGCAAGTGAACTGATTAATGCCGGGCAGTTTATCACCGAGGAGCTGAATAGGCTTGGGAAGGAGATTTCTTAG
- a CDS encoding hypothetical protein (EggNog:ENOG503NXN1; COG:S) produces the protein MDQSHGHDSGMPDWDPNAFISNDTWDHQFMNPNLGFDQPNGGDHSFQNTEYLGSAPIHPQLSGAAEFRDFDPYLSQHNPGNLWSNSSQTEAQYGQDSAIDPSFYEEQHQHHAREPNPTTNSRFALNVPQNNDFGSHLHAPNNQEATHSLLNTPEPTQNAYAQNSMPQWHNQVAASYAPGHQYENPLAVSQAATLTPPVQNGTPSPFGSARNTAAQYQPEVPPVHHQHQQHHPQIQQQHQAVNARSVHPQFAAGINGQPQQQQQHMPVSQLPMSGVGSPHVSPQPQPAQKAMGHQLAQQAPRSQQMPQQMAQHLSPQVPHQLSPHVSQPQQVPQQAVQQNPFPKQIERAQHHQSASVQSPQSVPAQQPISQPIISHSPQPQQGLPHHQLQQQQQHQFVVQQAASPQGQKRPSDAQLVSAIATKKARIVSAGPAISNSPLPVQSQPVLFQLPVPVQQRPRNLEPAPPVCTINFEDTKLLESVRNQDTLRFPGVPNIVIGAEPVKLKKSPPTKRYVTLTARPGKAPLFPEIARGWIMAESLANHNEAYKNAKTDEERYQADTRLDVEMARAGCEMPVEWMKKVLKEHLGPRAALPAPPPEPKKTLINATEKVRLHPAHLVNKGLFEKVNNEYYLYVLEIASSLRDVLTRLKNPNQSEPRETRDPAELKLRLEQAIVAGITYGHDQVLAELIVGTIPGTAEKKQPVKKQHLAVVLCNLVIKFYNAGELNSSLTKAILKLFTRFTTMTMKLLTLVKMKQIKGVVGKKGDDETKALVARIFEIGESNPSESSDSESDADSDAREPSGKASGASKQKDSKKLSKEGSASTSSKSTNAISGSDSKKLPPTTLASKMAKPNSDSKKLPATSVSKTMAPNNSEVKKKVSSSASLPAGLKRSREDDAAGESRSSKKAATESSTSSAAGIKPPPSLLSGSKLPAANKAATAKPATTGASSTTATSSQPKARSALLLPGKTRPLTKPAPTKPEPPKPIVKPVESKAPVAKVTKPRATETPKESSSSRSAFSALMDEIHQPKKVNTPVLPTKATPEVPLNETPEERKRRLRKEERRALRLKVTFKPGDSLVQIREFAREPEEIENSVKMTGGANKYDEAESFRKVNSKLGIRAHEIEDRDWEPPVAIDFSHIPADKRTETFETRGGLKTFETDEQRFIAEHDRNELVVIYNHLNDIPPTPRSPQYEPSLSSSGSELRLPLDTPNYDEIRVRADECRKFGTRQASRFAQGRLESKTQAERVQAKAKSVQQDPNTFYSPTTAVSRDQGTYEVIVSDRLNNWRDPNPLPAPDPTKTSEERLDAVLKALDMLVRINVASVSARRAQVTSVAPAQASAPMSAIQAQVAVSAQPSAPTPATAPSQTAAAAPDYSAQWAQYYQQQAQQQAWYNQQPQGSAQAPAFAAPQAQQQAPDVAALLAQLGGQAAASQPAVQPQNAQLQAVVAALAGSNQAQGPELQAIMAALAGNNQPQNAQYVANLMEWAQSQSGAAKPTSTAAPTAAYSAAAHPAYQAQSNYGQQQQQHQGGYESRSYNQSNQSRPGNDFSASMYDDEGYVPPPANNNTGGGNYGRDRDWDSNRDGPGGGGGGGGGRRNKKHKKHGGGHHDRDRDNNNKDDVPEHLRNINTRLIGTKQCAFYAKGTCAKGDKCTFRHD, from the exons ATGGACCAAAGCCATGGCCACGATAGTGGCATGCCGGACTGGGACCCCAATGCCTTTATATCTAATGACACATGGGATCATCAGTTCATGAACCCGAATTTGGGCTTTGATCAACCTAACGGAGGCGACCACAGCTTCCAGAACACAGAGTACCTCGGTTCGGCACCAATACACCCGCAGCTCTCTGGTGCTGCTGAATTTCGGGATTTTGATCCGTATCTATCACAACACAACCCTGGAAACTTGTGGTCGAACTCCAGTCAGACGGAAGCCCAGTATGGACAGGATTCAGCGATCGACCCCTCATTCTATGaagaacaacatcaacatcatgcAAGAGAGCCAAACCCGACCACCAACAGCCGGTTCGCCCTCAACGTTCCCCAAAACAATGACTTTGGCTCTCATCTGCATGCCCCGAACAACCAGGAGGCGACTCACAGCCTTCTTAATACACCCGAACCCACACAAAATGCCTATGCTCAGAATTCCATGCCGCAATGGCATAATCAGGTAGCTGCAAGTTATGCCCCTGGCCACCAGTATGAGAACCCACTTGCTGTATCTCAGGCGGCAACTCTCACTCCGCCAGTTCAAAACGGCACCCCCTCTCCGTTTGGCTCTGCCCGCAACACCGCTGCGCAATATCAGCCAGAGGTACCGCCGgtacaccaccaacatcagcaacaccaccctcaaattcaacagcaacatcaagCTGTCAATGCTAGGTCTGTTCATCCTCAGTTTGCTGCGGGCATTAATGggcaaccacaacagcaacagcagcatatGCCTGTTAGCCAGCTGCCCATGTCCGGTGTTGGCAGCCCCCATGTATCACCCCAGCCACAGCCTGCCCAGAAAGCCATGGGACATCAACTGGCGCAACAAGCCCCGCGCTCCCAGCAAATGCCACAACAGATGGCCCAACATCTGTCTCCACAAGTACCGCACCAGCTATCGCCACACGTATCACAACCCCAGCAGGTGCCTCAGCAAGCGGTCCAACAAAATCCATTCCCCAAGCAAATCGAGCGCgctcagcatcatcaaagcGCCTCCGTTCAATCTCCTCAGTCTGTTCCTGCTCAGCAGCCGATAAGTCAGCCTATCATCAGTCACTCACCACAGCCTCAACAGGGTTTGCCTCATCACcagttgcagcagcagcagcaacatcagTTCGTAGTGCAACAAGCGGCGTCTCCGCAGGGTCAAAAGCGGCCGTCCGATGCCCAACTTGTGTCTGCCATTGCAACCAAAAAGGCCAGAATAGTATCTGCGGGACCAGCCATCTCGAACTCGCCCTTGCCAGTGCAGTCCCAGCCAGTGTTGTTCCAACTACCAGTGCCGGTGCAACAACGACCGCGCAATCTTGAGCCTGCTCCGCCGGTTTGCACCATCAACTTTGAAGACACCAAGCTTCTGGAGTCTGTTCGGAATCAAGATACGCTTAGGTTCCCTGGTGTTCCTAATATCGTGATCGGCGCAGAGCCGGTTAAGCTGAAGAAGAGCCCTCCAACAAAACGATATGTGACCCTCACTGCGAGACCTGGAAAGGCACCTCTCTTCCCTGAGATTGCTCGCGGCTGGATCATGGCTGAGAGTTTGGCTAACCACAACGAAGCCTACAAGAATGCAAAGACTGACGAGGAACGGTATCAGGCCGATACTCGACTTGATGTGGAGATGGCTAGGGCGGGCTGTGAAATGCCGGTGGAATGGATGAAGAAAGTGCTCAAAGAGCATTTGGGACCTAGG GCTGCTCTTCCAGCTCCGCCACCCGAGCCAAAAAAGACGCTTATCAACGCGACTGAGAAAGTTCGGCTTCACCCTGCTCATCTGGTGAACAAGGGCTTGTTCGAAAAGGTCAATAACGAGTATTATCTATATGTGCTTGAAATTGCGTCTTCGTTGAGAGATGTACTCACTCGGCTCAAGAACCCCAACCAATCTGAGCCCAGAGAGACCAGAGATCCAGCAGAGCTGAAGCTGAGGCTCGAGCAGGCAATTGTGGCGGGGATTACATATGGCCATGATCAGGTGTTGGCAGAGTTGATCGTTGGGACTATCCCTGGGACTGCTGAGAAGAAGCAACCAGTGAAGAAGCAACATTTGGCAGTGGTGTTGTGCAACTTGGTCATCAAGTTTTACAACGCCGGTGAACTAAACTCGTCGCTGACCAAGGCAATCCTGAAGCTCTTCACCAGGTTCACAACCATGACAATGAAGCTGCTGACCCTGGTAAAGATGAAGCAGATCAAAGGCgtggtggggaagaagggcgaCGACGAGACAAAAGCACTGGTTGCTCGCATTTTCGAAATCGGAGAGAGCAACCCAAGTGAATCAAGCGACAGCGAGAGCGACGCCGACTCTGACGCGCGAGAACCTAGTGGAAAAGCTAGTGGGGCGTCAAAGCAGAAGGACAGCAAGAAACTGTCCAAGGAGGGCTCAGCTTCAACCAGCTCCAAGTCAACAAACGCAATTTCTGGCAGCGACTCCAAAAAGTTGCCCCCCACAACGTTAGCTTCCAAAATGGCTAAACCCAACAGCGACAGCAAAAAATTGCCTGCAACCTCAGTGTCCAAGACGATGGCGCCTAATAATAgtgaggtgaagaagaaggtaTCATCGTCAGCCTCGCTGCCTGCTGGACTCAAACGTTCGCGTgaagatgatgctgctggcgagTCGCGCTCTTCTAAGAAGGCGGCGACTGAAAGTAGCACTTCCTCCGCTGCTGGCATAAAACCTCCGCCGTCATTGTTGTCTGGTAGTAAACTGCCTGCTGCCAACAAGGCTGCCACCGCCAAACCTGCCACCACTGGTGCTTCGtctacaacagcaacaagctcCCAACCTAAAGCCCGGTCTGCCCTCCTGCTTCCTGGAAAAACCCGCCCACTCACAAAGCCCGCACCCACCAAGCCTGAGCCTCCCAAGCCCATTGTCAAGCCTGTCGAGTCCAAGGCTCCAGTGGCAAAGGTTACCAAGCCTAGAGCTACCGAGACTCCCAAGGAGAGCTCGTCATCTAGATCTGCCTTCTCTGCTTTGATGGATGAAATTCACCAGCCCAAGAAGGTCAACACGCCAGTTCTGCCCACCAAGGCCACTCCAGAGGTTCCGTTGAACGAGACTCCTGAGGAACGCAAGCGTCGTCTGCGGAAGGAAGAGCGACGTGCACTGAGACTCAAGGTTACTTTCAAGCCTGGCGATAGTCTGGTACAGATCCGCGAGTTTGCTCGTGAGCCCGAGGAAATCGAGAACAGTGTCAAGATGACCGGTGGCGCCAACAAGTACGACGAAGCCGAGAGCTTCCGTAAGGTCAATAGCAAACTCGGCATCAGAGCCCACGAAATCGAGGACCGCGACTGGGAGCCACCCGTTGCTATTGACTTTTCCCACATCCCTGCCGACAAACGTACCGAAACTTTTGAGACTCGCGGTGGGCTTAAGACCTTTGAGACGGACGAGCAGCGCTTCATTGCCGAGCATGACCGCAACGAGTTGGTCGTGATatacaaccacctcaacgACATACCTCCCACCCCACGTTCGCCACAATACGAGCCCAGCCTTAGCAGTTCCGGTTCCGAGTTGCGCTTGCCTCTCGACACTCCTAACTACGACGAGATCAGAGTGCGCGCTGATGAGTGCAGAAAGTTCGGCACCCGCCAAGCTTCCCGCTTTGCGCAAGGCCGCCTCGAAAGCAAGACACAAGCTGAGAGAGTGCAGGCAAAAGCCAAGTCGGTCCAACAAGATCCCAATACATTCTACAGCCCGACAACTGCTGTTAGTCGCGATCAAGGGACCTACGAGGTTATTGTTTCGGATCGCCTCAACAATTGGAGAGATCCCAACCCGCTTCCGGCTCCTGATCCAACCAAGACTTCAGAGGAAAGACTCGACGCCGTACTTAAGGCTTTGGATATGCTAGTGAGAATCAACGTTGCTTCTGTGTCTGCTCGGAGAGCGCAAGTGACATCAGTCGCCCCTGCTCAAGCTAGTGCTCCTATGAGTGCGATCCAAGCGCAGGTTGCGGTGTCTGCGCAGCCTTCAGCCCCAACGCCAGCAACTGCTCCTTCACAAACCgcagctgctgctcccgATTATTCTGCGCAATGGGCTCAGTACTATCAACAGCAAGCTCAGCAACAGGCTTGGTACAATCAGCAACCACAAGGCTCGGCACAGGCACCGGCATTTGCTGctccccaagctcaacagcagGCGCCTGATGTCGCTGCCCTTCTCGCTCAGCTAGGTGGtcaagctgctgcttctcaaCCAGCAGTTCAACCCCAAAACGCCCAGCTCCAGGCTGTTGTCGCCGCACTCGCTGGTAGCAACCAAGCCCAGGGCCCCGAACTCCAGGCCATCATGGCTGCGCTCGCCGGAAACAACCAGCCTCAAAATGCTCAGTATGTCGCCAATCTAATGGAGTGGGCGCAGAGTCAATCTGGCGCCGCGAAGCCGacttcaacagcagccccGACTGCCGCCTACAGTGCTGCCGCCCACCCTGCCTACCAAGCTCAGTCGAACTAcggccagcaacagcagcagcaccagggTGGCTATGAGTCCCGCTCCTACAATCAGTCCAACCAAAGCCGTCCCGGCAACGacttctccgcctccatgTATGACGACGAGGGATACGTCCCTCCTCCTGCGAACAACAACACTGGTGGCGGCAACTATGGCCGTGATCGTGATTGGGATAGTAATCGGGATGGtcctggcggcggtggcggtggtggcggtggtcgCCGTAACAAGAAGCACAAGAAGCACGGCGGTGGTCATCACGATAGGGACAGggataacaacaacaaggacgACGTCCCTGAGCACCTCCGTAATATCAACACCCGGCTTATCGGCACGAAGCAATGCGCATTTTATGCCAAGGGGACCTGCGCTAAAGGGGACAAGTGCACTTTTAGGCACGATTAA